One window from the genome of Pseudomonadota bacterium encodes:
- the istB gene encoding IS21-like element helper ATPase IstB — translation MEQLTYERLQDNLKRLKLTRAAEVLDHTVMQSENNEVSYLSFLDHLLEEEVANKETRRIHTAMKTAGLPTAKTIEEYDFSFHPQLDKKIVMELFDLTFISKHENVIFLGPPGVGKTHLAISLAIKACCHGFKVYFTTMNALIGKLKESQATGKAYLNSSLVIVDEAGYLPVDSREAYLFFQFVSYRYEKSSTIITSNKSFADWQELFGDPVIATAILDRLLHHSKVVNIKGHSYRLKEHAFNQKVLQPQGGEIVNTLPT, via the coding sequence ATGGAACAGTTGACCTATGAACGCCTGCAGGATAATCTAAAGAGGTTAAAACTGACCAGGGCCGCCGAAGTCCTTGATCATACCGTGATGCAATCGGAAAATAACGAAGTCTCTTATCTTTCTTTCCTGGACCACCTCCTGGAAGAGGAAGTGGCCAATAAGGAAACGAGAAGAATCCACACAGCCATGAAAACGGCCGGGTTACCAACAGCCAAGACCATCGAGGAATATGACTTCTCCTTTCACCCCCAATTGGATAAAAAAATAGTCATGGAGCTTTTTGATCTGACCTTTATCTCGAAACATGAGAATGTCATATTCCTGGGGCCTCCAGGCGTGGGGAAAACCCATCTGGCCATCTCGCTCGCCATCAAGGCATGCTGCCATGGGTTTAAGGTTTACTTCACCACCATGAACGCCTTGATCGGCAAACTGAAGGAAAGCCAGGCTACGGGGAAAGCCTATCTGAACTCTTCCCTGGTTATCGTTGACGAAGCTGGCTATCTCCCCGTGGACAGCCGTGAAGCATATCTCTTTTTCCAGTTCGTCTCCTATCGCTATGAGAAAAGCTCAACAATCATCACTTCAAACAAAAGCTTTGCCGACTGGCAGGAACTCTTCGGAGACCCCGTTATTGCTACGGCCATCCTTGACCGGCTCCTGCATCACAGTAAGGTTGTTAACATCAAAGGACATAGTTACCGATTAAAAGAACATGCCTTTAATCAAAAAGTTCTTCAACCACAAGGAGG